In Pyrus communis chromosome 1, drPyrComm1.1, whole genome shotgun sequence, the following are encoded in one genomic region:
- the LOC137728090 gene encoding uncharacterized protein, giving the protein MATIVDEMYLFLALHFFDFIKDESEAESTIESSSLSAAWPFTSIGGGDEGGSSEKRGWMRRRWWACGWRFDSEMEDLNYAEALEAISLVDVRRRFIEALALKFGRPVEADSFTLTQIGQLVRTPVILSQVARGNQISLKQLQDTHIGIGVGVGVGVGAGTGVGVGVGVGVGVGVGVGVGVGVGVGAGAGVGVGVGVGVGAGFF; this is encoded by the exons ATGGCGACGATCGTCGACGAGATGTACTTGTTTTTGGCTCTGCATTTCTTCGACTTCATAAAGGACGAGAGCGAAGCCGAGTCTACCATAGAAAGCTCTTCACTGTCGGCGGCATGGCCATTCACGTCGATTGGAGGAGGGGATGAGGGTGGGTCATCGGAGAAGAGAGGTTGGATGAGGAGACGATGGTGGGCTTGCGGCTGGAGGTTTGATTCGGAGATGGAGGATCTCAATTACGCAGAG GCTTTGGAGGCAATCTCCTTGGTTGATGTTAGAAGGCGCTTTATCGAGGCATTAGCTCTAAAGTTTGGAAGACCAGTGGAAGCTGATTCG TTTACTCTAACGCAGATTGGGCAGCTTGTTCGGACACCCGTCATTTTGTCACAG GTTGCAAGAGGAAACCAAATTTCATTAAAGCAGTTACAAGACA CTCATATTGGCATTGGCGTTGGCGTTGGCGTTGGTGTTGGCGCTGGCactggtgttggtgttggtgttggtgttggtgttggtgttggtgttggtgtcGGTGTCGGTGTCggtgttggtgttggtgctGGTGCTGGTGTTGGTGTGGGAGTTGGCGTTGGTGTTGGCGCTGGATTCTTTTGA